The Deinococcus radiotolerans region TGCGAGCACTTCACACTCGAATTTGAGGACAGGTTCAGCGGGCTTGGCGGTATCAGGTCATTGACCCTGCAAGAGTAACTCCCGCCTACTCCAGTTCCTTGCGCATGATGACGTTGGTGGTGTGGTAACCGAGTTTCTCGTACAGGGCGCGGGCGGGGGCGTTGTGCCCGAAGACGTGCAGGCCGATGCGGGTGGCGCCACGCGCGGCGGCGTCGATTTCGAGGAGCGTGAAGGCCTGCGTGGCGTACCCGCGCCGCCGGTAGGGTTCGTGGATCTCGATTTCGTAGATGAAGGCGGTGGTGGCGCCGGACCTCTGCTGCAGGGCGTACCAGAGGACGCCCACGTCCGCCCCCTCGCTCGGGTCGTAGAGGGTATACAGGACGTTGTCGGGCGTCTGGGGTCCCTGGGGGAGCAGCTAGTCGAATTCGCGTTCGCTGCGCGCCTGGGCTTCCTCCGGGGTCCACTCACTGCTGGCGATTTTCTCGGCGGCGTACTGCGGGACGGTGTGGGCAAGGAACCGGTCGAACGCGTCGGCGGTCATCAGGCGGAGTTCGAGCATAGGGGCAGTGTAGGCGTGTGGTGGTGGGGGGCGTTCTGACCCGGCAGCGCCTTGAATCAGACGAAAATATGTGAACAATGCGATATGGCTGAATTTCCTGAAGCTGGCGTGGCGCCTGACCGGCTTGTCCGACCTGAGCAGCGCCCCTACGAATCGCCGCAGGTGACGCCGCTGGGGCCCTGGGAGCGGCGGACCCTGGTGATTTCTGTACCGCTCGGTCCGGGCAGCGCTGGACTGAATCTGGGTGAACGCGATGCCCGGTAGGCGAGCTGCGTGGGTGGCGCTGGCGCTGTGCAGCCTGCTCAGCTGCTCGCCCAGCCGCGTGCCGGCGACCAGCCCCCTGACGCCCCTGGGTCTGGTTGAGGTGAGCTTCGACGGCCTGGGAGGGGCGCAGCCGACCACGCAGGTGCGGACCCTGTCGCTTGCCGAATCGGCTGGGGGCCTGGATCTGAGCCCGCAGAGTGTCAGCGTCACCGACGTGGGCGCCCGGAACAGTGGTGGCACGCGGTACATCACGGCCACGTACCGCGTCCGGAACGCCAGCAGTGACGGCACGCCCTCCGGTGCGGCGCGCAGCAACCTGACCCTTCTCGCGGCTGCCGTTCCCAGCAACGTGGACGGCACCGCGATCAGCCAGATGCTGACGTTCAGTGGCGCCGCGGCGCCCACCGGCACAGCGCGGACGGCCATGCCCACGCACGCCCTGGAGTACAGCGCGCTGGACGGCAAGGTCATGCCCGCGACCGGAGGCACGGACCTGCAAGTGTTCACGGAATCCGAGGTCCTCCCTGGCAACTTCACAGGTGCGGGCGGCCCGGCCAGCTCCTATGCGGATCTGGGAGTCACGACCGTCTTCCCGTACGGGTATGTGGTGCACACCCTGGGAGGCGGCCGTACCCTGCCTGCCAGCCCTGCGGTCAACCAGTACAACGGCCGCGTGGCCCTGAGCGTCCGCATGCCTCTGCAACCCGACGACGCCGCGCAGACGCCCACGCAGGGCGCCCAGCGCGACCCGTGGTCGTTCCGCATGACGTTCTTGGTCGTGCAGGACCCGGATACCCGCGTCACGCAGAGCCTGGAAGATCAGACGCTGCCGGACTCGGTGATCCTGGGCCGCGCCGCGGCAGCCGGGGCGGGCAGTGTGAACATCCTGCCCGGCAGCGCCTACGCGTCGGGAGCCACGTTGCCCCCGCGCACCATCTGCCAGGTGCGCACCGCTGGCCAGGTGGGCAGTGGCGCCACGTACCTCGTCAACTCGTGCCTCTGAGCGGAGACTCCATGCGACACCTGCCCCTGCTGATTCCCACGCTGCTGCTCGCCGCTTGCGCGTCCCCACGCACAGCGCCGGCCGTACCTGCCCCTAACCCCGTCGAGGCGACCCCTGGCACGGGCACGCCTGCCCCGGTCCTCCCCGCGCGGCCCGCCCTGACCCCCCTGGGCCTCGTTCAGATTGAGTTCACGGGCGTCTCGGACCAGACTGGCTTTCACGCGCAGCAGCTGCGCCCCCAGGGCCTGACGGACCTGACCGGCATTCAACTGGAGCCCCTCGCCAACGGCTCGTTCACGCTCGGCACGCGCGGCAGCGGCGGCATGAGGTACCTGTACGCCACCTTCCGCGTCCGCAACGCCTCCACTGGCGGCGTGGCGTCCAGCGTGGCGCGCCGGAACGTGACCCTGGTGGCCGCCAGCACGCCCAGCACCATCGGTGAGACGGCCATCAGCGGCCTGCAACGCTTCGACGGCACGGCCGGCAGCGCCGCCGTTGCGCCCACGATCCTGCCCACGCACGGCATGACCCTGGACCGCACCACCGATCAGGTGCGCCCAAAACCCGGCAGCGAGGACCTCCAGGTGTTCCCAGAAGACGAGGTGAACGTCACCGTCTCGGGGGCCACCCGGGTGTTCCCGTACGGGTTCGTGATCCGCAACCGCACCACCCCCGCCACCCGCCTGCTGAGCGCCAACCCAGCGGCGAACCAGTTCGACGGCGTGGTCACGGTGGCCCTCAAGGTGCCCCTCCAGGCCACAGTTGCCGACGACCCCTTCCGGTTCACCATGAACTTCGCGGTGCTGGAAGACAGCCTGACCCGCGTGACCGAAAGCCCCGAGGAGCAGGGCACGACCGCCGCCGCCACGCGCGCCACCACCCTGGGCGCCACCACCCCGGTCATGACGCTGTGCGGCACGACCCTGACCAGCAACGCGCTGTTCGTCGGGTCGGCCACCACCGCCGGAAACACCAGCCGCCTCGCGGCGCTGGGTGGCCAAGTGGCGCTGAAAAACTCTGCCCTGGCGTACAGCGTGCCCGGCAACGTGCAGCTGAACGTGCCAGCCGGCAGCGGCCTGGGCAGCGCGTACAGCGCCTACGGCGGCGCCAGCCTGACCTTCAACGGCAACAGCAGCCAGCGCACCGGACGCGTGAACGTCAGCATGAACGGCAGCTTCACGTACGAATCCGCAGTCGGGGACGGCGCCACCCCCGTCACGGACAAACTGAACTACAGCGTCAGTGACGGCCAGGGCTGCACCAGCCCCACCACGCAGGCCAGCGTGAACGTCAGTGGCCGCGTGTGGTTCCTGAACAACGCCGGCGCCGCCGGGGACGGCCGGCAGACCACGCCCCTCAATACGCTGGCGGCCCTGCAGAACGCCTCGGCCGCCGGGGACACCCTGTACGTGTTCCGCGGCACCGGCACGACCAGCAACCAGAATACGGGCCTGACCCTGAAGGCCAACCAGAGCCTGATCGGTGAGGGCAGCCCGCTGACCATTGGCGGCGTCACCTACCGCGCTGCGGGCGCCACGCCTCTACTCGGAAATTCGGGCGGGGCGGGCCTGACCCTGGCGCAGAACAACACCGTGCAGGGCGTGGCCGTGCAGGGCGTGACTGGCATCAGCGGCACGAACTTCGGCACGCTGACCATTCCCGCTGGGAGCGGCACGCGCATCAGCGGGAACGGCGGCCCCGCCCTGAACCTGACCACGGGCACGCTGAACGCCACGCTGCAGAGCGTGAGCAGCAGTGGCGCCACTATCACGGGCGGCCTGACCCTGACCGGAGTGGGCGGCACGCTGAGCGTCACGGGCGCTGGCGCACCCGGCACCGGCGGTCTCCTCCAGCTGGGGCAGTACGGCGTGCTGGCCCAGCCCGGCACGCAGACCCTGACCCTGTCGCTGGACCGCATGCAGATTGAGAACAACACGGCCAACGGCATCCGCGTCGCCACGGCCAGCACCGAAACGGGCCGGGTGCTGCTGACCGTGCAGAACAGCACCTTCACTCAGAACGCCCAGGCGGCCGTGTTCGTGAAGCACGGCGCGAGCAGCGCCTCCCGCACGGTCCTCAAGGGCAACACCATCCAGCACAACAATTCAGCCGGCGGCGGAATTGAGGTCATCACGCAGCACACCAGCGCCCAGACCGACGAACTGATTGCCCAGAACAACATCATCAATCTCGCGGGGGGGATGGGTATTCAGGGCACCGTCCAAGGCAGCGGCACCCTGCTGGCCAGCGCAACAGGCAACACCGTGCAGTCCTTTGGCAATGAGGGCATGTGGTGGCACGCGCAGGGCAGCAACAGCCGCGTTGACGCCACCGTGCAGGGCAACACCCTGACCACCAGTTCGGCGATCGCGCTGGACGGCATTCTGCTGCAATCAAGTGACGCCGCCACAACAAACTCAGTGGTTTGCGGCAACGTTACGGGTAATACGGTGCAGGCTGCAGGGGCTCCCTCCCTGATCGGTGACATCTCGCTGTACATCGTGCCTGGCAGTGGGAACCAGGTGCTGCTGCAGGGCCTGAGTGGTTCGCCCATCTCCTACCTGACTTCCCGCAACACCATCTCTATCGTTGACGTGAGTGGCTCGCCTGTCCTGGCGGGGAACTGCACGCTCCCCACTCCCTGAGGTCCGCATGGGTTACGAACCTTTTCTCGGTGAAATTCAAATCTGGCCGATCAACTTTGCCCCGAAGGGCTGGGCGCTGTGTAACGGTCAGCTGCTGGCCATCAATCAGAATCAGGCGCTGTTCTCCCTGCTGGGCACCTATTACGGTGGGAATGGACAGACCAACTTTGCTCTGCCGGACTTCCGGGGCCGCATGCCCCTGCACTTCGGCACGCAGCCCGGCGGCCCCAATTACGTGCTGGGGCAGATGGGGGGGGAAACCAGCCACGCCCTGACGGCCGCTGAATTGCCCGCCCACACGCACGCGCTGACGGGCATATCGGGCAGTGCCGCCAGCACGCTGCCGGGCGGGAACCTGCTCGCGGGCGCGCCGGCGTACGTGACCACCGCCCCTGACACGAGCCTGAGTGCGGCCAGCGTGTCCAGCGTCGGCGGGGGGCAGCCTCACAACAATATGCCGCCCGCGCTCACGCTGAATTTCATCATTGCGCTGCAGGGCATCTTCCCGTCGCGCAACTGAACGCAGCAAAGGATGACACATGGACCAGTTCATTGGAGAAATTCGCATGTTCGCTGGGACCTTCGCCCCAGTCGGTTGGGAGCTGTGCTGGGGGCAACTGCTGCCCATCTCGCAGTACGACGTGCTATTTCAACTGATCGGCACCACGTATGGCGGGGACGGGGTGTCGAACTTCGCCCTGCCGGATCTGCGTGGCCGGATTCCCATTCACGTGTCCAGCGGCCTGACGCTGGGTGCGCAGACAGGGACGGAAACGGTCACGCTGAACAACACTCAGATGCCCAGCCACACGCATGCGCTGCGCGCCAGCACCCAGCTGGCCCCGCAGGGCGGCACGGTCTCGTCCAGCAGCGTGCTGGCGCAGACGGACGGCAGCAACCTGTACGCCAGCACTGGGCGACGCTCGGCGACCCTGGCGCCCAGCAGCGTTCAGGTCAGTGGGGGTAATCAACCCCATGACAACATGTCCCCCTACCTGTGCGTGAATTTCATCATCTCCACGCAGGGCGTTTTCCCGTCTCAGAACTGAAGGATCAACATGGAACCATTCCTGGGCGAAATTCGCATATTCGGTGGTAACTTCGAGCCGAAAGGCTGGGCCTTCTGTAACGGGCAGCTGCTGCCCATCGCGCAGTACACGGCGCTGTTCTCCCTGCTGGGCACCTCTTACGGAGGGAACGGCAAGACCAACTTCGCCCTGCCCAACATCCAGGGGGCCGCGCCCATGGGGACGGGGGCCGGGCCGGGCCTCAGCCCGCGTGATCTGGGCGAGCAGGGCGGACAGGCCAGCGTGACCCTGCTGCAATCCGAGTTGCCCCCCCACACGCACATCATCAGCGCCTTCGACGCGGCCGGTACCAGCGCCGTCCCCACCGACCGCAACCTGGCCCGCAGCACTGGCGGCAACGTGTACGCCGCGGGCAGCCCCACCCTGACCCTGGCGCCGACCTCCATGGGCGTGGCCGGGGGCAGCCAGCCGCACAACAACATGCCGCCCTACCTGACCGTGAACTTCATCATCGCGCTCCAGGGCGTCTTTCCACAGCGCCCATGAGGGGGGCCGCATGACCAACCGACGCACCATCCTGAAATTCGCCGCGGCCGCCGCCCTGCCCGCCGCCCTGAGTGCTCCTGCCGCGGCGCAGGCCTCACGCGCGCTGCACCTGCTGGTTGTTGTACCCAGCCGCGAGGGCGTGCCTGGCTTCACGGCTGCGTTCCTGAGCGGCCTGCGTCAGACGCTGAGCGGCGTGACCCTCAGTGTGCAGGCCAGTGGCACCCGGCCCGGCGACCTGTCCCGCACCCTGACCCACCCGGCCGACCTGATTCTGGTGCTGGGCGACGGCGTGCCCCTCCCGGCCCCAGCCAGCAGTGCGCCCGTCATTCTGGCCGGAGCGGGCGTCGCCCCCACCCGCCAGGCCCGTCAGCCCGGCGTGCTGCACGCCCACCTGGGCCTGTGGGAACGCGCCTGGCAGCAGGGGCGGGCCCTGGCCCAGGCCAGGGCCCGCCCCTTCCTGGCCATGAGCGTCCTGGACAGCGGATACGACCTGCCGCTGGCCTTCACGGCCGGGCTGGACGGCACGCCGGGCGCCCTGGCCGGTCAGACCGTGCTGAGCGGCGGCGAGCGGCCCGACGCTCTGATCGCGCAGGCTCGCGCCAGCGGCGCCACGCACCTGCACGTGCAGGACACCGCCGGGCAGCTGAACGTGGCGGCCCTTCAGGGCGCGGCGCGGCGCGCCGGGCTGGGCTTCAGCGTCCTGAACCTCGCCCCGCAGGGTGGCGTGCACCCAGCCGGTCAGCTGGGTCAGGACGTGGGGCAGTGGGTGACGCTCGGCGCCGCGCACAGTCCCACACGGCATCCCCTGGTGCTCCTGTCGGCCCTGAGTGCCCAGCAGTTCACGGGCACGCGGGGTCCGCTGCGGGTCACGGCGGATGGGCAGCTGGACGGGCAGACTGGCGCGGCCGGGCGCGCGCCGACCGGTGTGCTCGGCGGTGTCTCCGGTCACCGCGGGCACGTGCATCCGTACCTGCATGGCTGAGTGAAGGGCGAACCCCGGCGACAGGAGAGGCGAGCGCCTTCCTGTCGCCGGAGCCCATCAGGCGGGATCAGTGCCGTTCAGGGTGACGGCGTGGTCGGTGCCTTCCCAGCCGCTCTCGAAGCGGCGGGTGAAGTTCAGGACGCGGTGCGTGGCGAGTTCCTCGAGGGGCAGGGTGACGACCCACAGGCCGAATGGGTCGGGGGTGGCGTCGCGGTCGTGCGCGCCCTGCCAGGCGTCCCAGCCGAGGTGCAGCGTGAAGGGGACGGGGCTCTCGATGGTCAGTGTGCGGCCCGCGGGCAGGGCGGCGCAGGGCGTCTCGTTGCGCCAGCGC contains the following coding sequences:
- a CDS encoding GNAT family N-acetyltransferase; protein product: MGVLWYALQQRSGATTAFIYEIEIHEPYRRRGYATQAFTLLEIDAAARGATRIGLHVFGHNAPARALYEKLGYHTTNVIMRKELE
- a CDS encoding right-handed parallel beta-helix repeat-containing protein; amino-acid sequence: MRHLPLLIPTLLLAACASPRTAPAVPAPNPVEATPGTGTPAPVLPARPALTPLGLVQIEFTGVSDQTGFHAQQLRPQGLTDLTGIQLEPLANGSFTLGTRGSGGMRYLYATFRVRNASTGGVASSVARRNVTLVAASTPSTIGETAISGLQRFDGTAGSAAVAPTILPTHGMTLDRTTDQVRPKPGSEDLQVFPEDEVNVTVSGATRVFPYGFVIRNRTTPATRLLSANPAANQFDGVVTVALKVPLQATVADDPFRFTMNFAVLEDSLTRVTESPEEQGTTAAATRATTLGATTPVMTLCGTTLTSNALFVGSATTAGNTSRLAALGGQVALKNSALAYSVPGNVQLNVPAGSGLGSAYSAYGGASLTFNGNSSQRTGRVNVSMNGSFTYESAVGDGATPVTDKLNYSVSDGQGCTSPTTQASVNVSGRVWFLNNAGAAGDGRQTTPLNTLAALQNASAAGDTLYVFRGTGTTSNQNTGLTLKANQSLIGEGSPLTIGGVTYRAAGATPLLGNSGGAGLTLAQNNTVQGVAVQGVTGISGTNFGTLTIPAGSGTRISGNGGPALNLTTGTLNATLQSVSSSGATITGGLTLTGVGGTLSVTGAGAPGTGGLLQLGQYGVLAQPGTQTLTLSLDRMQIENNTANGIRVATASTETGRVLLTVQNSTFTQNAQAAVFVKHGASSASRTVLKGNTIQHNNSAGGGIEVITQHTSAQTDELIAQNNIINLAGGMGIQGTVQGSGTLLASATGNTVQSFGNEGMWWHAQGSNSRVDATVQGNTLTTSSAIALDGILLQSSDAATTNSVVCGNVTGNTVQAAGAPSLIGDISLYIVPGSGNQVLLQGLSGSPISYLTSRNTISIVDVSGSPVLAGNCTLPTP
- a CDS encoding phage tail protein, which translates into the protein MGYEPFLGEIQIWPINFAPKGWALCNGQLLAINQNQALFSLLGTYYGGNGQTNFALPDFRGRMPLHFGTQPGGPNYVLGQMGGETSHALTAAELPAHTHALTGISGSAASTLPGGNLLAGAPAYVTTAPDTSLSAASVSSVGGGQPHNNMPPALTLNFIIALQGIFPSRN
- a CDS encoding phage tail protein codes for the protein MDQFIGEIRMFAGTFAPVGWELCWGQLLPISQYDVLFQLIGTTYGGDGVSNFALPDLRGRIPIHVSSGLTLGAQTGTETVTLNNTQMPSHTHALRASTQLAPQGGTVSSSSVLAQTDGSNLYASTGRRSATLAPSSVQVSGGNQPHDNMSPYLCVNFIISTQGVFPSQN
- a CDS encoding phage tail protein; this translates as MEPFLGEIRIFGGNFEPKGWAFCNGQLLPIAQYTALFSLLGTSYGGNGKTNFALPNIQGAAPMGTGAGPGLSPRDLGEQGGQASVTLLQSELPPHTHIISAFDAAGTSAVPTDRNLARSTGGNVYAAGSPTLTLAPTSMGVAGGSQPHNNMPPYLTVNFIIALQGVFPQRP